A window of the Phaseolus vulgaris cultivar G19833 chromosome 5, P. vulgaris v2.0, whole genome shotgun sequence genome harbors these coding sequences:
- the LOC137835795 gene encoding B-box zinc finger protein 24-like — protein MKIQCDVCERAPATVICCADEAALCAKCDVEVHAANKLASKHQRLLLQCLSNKLPRCDICQDKPAFIFCVEDRALFCQDCDEPIHSPGSLSANHQRFLATGIRVASSSICTKDNENSHLEPPNRNAQQVSTKVPSQQVPSFTPSWPVDDFLELTGYESPEKKESLQFGELEWLTDAGIFGEQFIQEALAAAEVPQLPVTHNSSSVASYRTSKSYMSQKKPRIEVQNNDDDDEYFTVPDLG, from the exons ATGAAAATTCAGTGTGATGTGTGTGAGAGAGCTCCAGCAACAGTGATTTGTTGCGCAGATGAGGCAGCTCTGTGTGCCAAATGTGATGTTGAAGTTCATGCTGCAAACAAGCTTGCAAGCAAGCACCAAAGGCTTCTTCTTCAATGTCTATCAAACAAGCTTCCCAGATGTGACATTTGCCAA GACAAGCCAGCATTCATATTTTGTGTTGAAGACAGAGCACTCTTCTGTCAGGACTGTGATGAACCAATTCATTCACCTGGAAGCCTTTCTGCAAACCACCAGCGCTTCCTAGCTACTGGTATCCGAGTGGCTTCAAGTTCGATATGCACCAAAGACAATGAAAATAGTCACTTGGAGCCTCCCAATAGGAATGCACAACAAGTTTCCACGAAAGTTCCTTCTCAGCAAGTGCCTAGCTTCACACCCTCTTGGCCTGTTGATGACTTTTTGGAATTAACAGGCTATGAATCACCTGAGAAA AAGGAATCTCTACAATTTGGAGAGCTGGAATGGCTTACAGATGCAGGTATTTTTGGTGAACAATTTATTCAGGAAGCCTTGGCTGCAGCTGAAGTACCTCAGCTTCCAGTGACTCATAATAGCAGCAGTGTTGCCTCATACAGAACCTCCAAGTCCTACATGTCACAGAAAAAGCCTAGGATTGAAGTCcaaaataatgatgatgatgatgagtaCTTCACTGTGCCTGATCTTGGCTAA
- the LOC137835796 gene encoding protein ENHANCED DISEASE RESISTANCE 2, producing the protein MASVGDIKESEWIDRIISEGAVPLLEPDNCSNGWATPPGDAFMVRGPEYFKTRVKVPAGDYLLKPIGFDWIKSSVKIGEILNDPNSRVRKVIDNEFPAADKPFVWAFNIQVPTKDNYSAIAYFTATEPVVEDSLMDKFLKGDNAFRNSRLKLIANIVKGPWIVRKAVGEQAICVIGRALSCKYCTGENFIEVDMDIGSSMVASAIVHLAFGYISTLTVDLAFLIESQLESELPEKVLGAFRFSDLDPASAREIEPSSAVNCDDVQTSLPTRLWKSIGQGFSHILHSGPQEDGSSSGSQHAKPVVDHKDNPTDVKN; encoded by the exons ATGGCCAGCGTTGGTGATATAAAGGAATCTGAATGGATAGATAGGATAATATCTGAAGGGGCAGTTCCACTTCTTGAGCCAGATAATTGTTCAAATGGTTGGGCTACCCCTCCTGGTGATGCATTCATGGTCAGAGGCCCTGAGTATTTTAAGACAAGGGTTAAGGTTCCTGCTGGTGATTATCTGCTGAAGCCTATTGGTTTTGATTGGATTAAAAGTTCTGTGAAAATTGGGGAGATATTGAACGATCCAAATAGTCGAGTTAGGAAGGTCATTGATAATGAGTTTCCAGCAGCTGATAAACCCTTTGTATGGGCCTTCAATATTCAAGTCCCAACCAAGGATAACTATAGTGCCATTGCTTATTTTACAGCCACAGAGCCAGTTGTTGAGGATTCCCTAATGGACAAATTTTTGAAGGGTGACAATGCATTCAGAAACTCAAGGCTAAAGCTGATTGCCAACATTGTAAAAGGTCCTTGGATTGTTAGAAAAGCTGTTGGAGAGCAGGCTATTTGTGTAATTGGGCGTGCCCTTTCCTGTAAATATTGCACAGGGGAGAATTTCATAGAAGTAGATATGGATATAGGGTCTTCCATGGTTGCAAGTGCAATAGTTCATTTGGCATTTGGTTATATCTCAACTTTGACTGTTGACTTGGCTTTTCTTATTGAGAGCCAACTTGAATCAGAGCTTCCAGAAAAAGTTTTAGGTGCTTTCAGATTTTCTGATCTTGATCCTGCTTCAGCTAGAGAAATTGAACCATCATCTGCTGTCAATTGTGACGATGTACAAACATCTTTACCTACGAGATTGTGGAAGTCAATTGGACAGGGCTTTTCCCATATTCTTCATTCAGGTCCTCAAGAAGATGGCTCCTCTTCTGGTTCACAACATGCTAAACCTGTAGTAGATCACAAAGATAATCCAACTGACGTAAAAAACTG A